The nucleotide sequence GGCTCATGGCTTGTGAAGCCGCATTTCCATACCAGTCTAGCGGCGGCTTTTAGGAAAGTCCACCGCGAAAACCCCCGCTTCCTATGTCTTGCTGGGAGAAGAAGTTCCCTCTAGAAAAAGGCTGGGACATTCTCCACCCGGGTCACTTCCGGGACATGCTCTTTCAGGGTGGCTTCGATGCCGGCCTGAAGAGTGATGTTACTCGAGGGACAACCGGCGCAGGCGCCCACCAGGC is from Candidatus Krumholzibacteriia bacterium and encodes:
- a CDS encoding NifU family protein, whose product is MTRRVEQALDLIRPALQMDGGNVDLVEVTDEGVVRVRLVGACAGCPSSNITLQAGIEATLKEHVPEVTRVENVPAFF